One part of the Parasphingorhabdus sp. SCSIO 66989 genome encodes these proteins:
- a CDS encoding prolyl-tRNA synthetase associated domain-containing protein has product MSAEQKLHEELKSLGIAFEQVDHPAVFTTLDSSQIEKNIAGAATKNLFLKDADGHFALVTVPAEKRVDLGQLRRMTGAKRYSFGSADEMEQILGVTPGSVTPLAAMNVSAGKVQIVIDEILTAQPRVNVHPLRNTATISLSGLALVQLLVRWRHAPLIIPVPSKAAGPEPA; this is encoded by the coding sequence GTGTCTGCCGAGCAGAAACTGCATGAAGAATTGAAATCGCTGGGGATCGCCTTTGAACAGGTCGATCACCCGGCGGTTTTTACGACGCTCGACAGCAGCCAGATTGAAAAGAATATCGCAGGAGCAGCGACGAAGAACCTGTTTCTCAAAGATGCCGACGGCCATTTTGCGCTGGTAACCGTGCCAGCCGAAAAGCGTGTTGACCTGGGCCAGTTGCGGCGGATGACCGGGGCCAAGCGGTACAGCTTTGGTAGCGCAGACGAGATGGAACAAATACTCGGCGTGACCCCCGGATCGGTAACACCATTGGCGGCGATGAATGTCAGCGCTGGCAAAGTCCAAATCGTTATCGATGAAATCCTGACCGCACAGCCCCGTGTCAATGTCCACCCGCTGCGCAATACCGCGACGATCAGCCTGTCCGGGCTGGCGCTGGTGCAGCTATTGGTGCGCTGGCGCCATGCGCCGCTGATTATTCCGGTCCCATCCAAAGCGGCGGGGCCGGAGCCAGCCTAG
- a CDS encoding VOC family protein: MYSHMMVGSNDIERSKKFYDATFQAFGGREGMVDPKGRLLYMHNGGMFLVTPPIDGEPATSGNGMTIGFAMSPDEANAWHAAGVEAGGTAIEDPPGIREGNGMKMYLAYLRDPDGNKLCALSRVED, encoded by the coding sequence ATGTACAGCCATATGATGGTCGGCAGCAACGATATTGAACGCTCGAAGAAATTTTACGACGCCACTTTCCAGGCCTTTGGTGGTCGCGAAGGCATGGTCGATCCCAAGGGACGCCTGCTCTATATGCATAATGGCGGCATGTTTCTGGTGACCCCGCCGATCGATGGTGAGCCTGCGACCTCAGGCAATGGCATGACCATTGGTTTTGCGATGTCTCCCGATGAAGCCAATGCTTGGCACGCTGCTGGTGTTGAGGCAGGCGGCACCGCGATTGAAGATCCGCCGGGCATCCGCGAAGGCAATGGCATGAAAATGTATCTCGCCTATTTGCGTGACCCCGATGGCAACAAGCTGTGCGCATTGAGCCGGGTCGAGGATTGA
- a CDS encoding DUF2059 domain-containing protein, whose translation MIRKFTLPLTVLAMTATLNAPTQVFAQETEAEAEASEATDAELAKFLEIFKVEDDGAPIEPDQLARAETVAVKLLPDGSYQKMMAETMSTVIEPMLGSIDQMPLSAITTFAGISEDEISPPDDATIKDLMEIVDPHFADRQQAMFKSVFDILIELSDEVEPAIRDGLAKAYARRFTGEELDDISTFLSTDTGAKFGAESLAVYSSREVIGASMEVMPKFLERFLGQMQNAEELMGDIPPQRTYGDLSELEKKRLAQLLGVDVEDLGPRETGQGDYETEAEPES comes from the coding sequence ATGATCCGCAAATTCACCCTTCCCCTCACCGTTCTGGCAATGACAGCGACGCTGAACGCACCGACACAGGTTTTTGCCCAAGAGACAGAGGCGGAAGCCGAAGCGAGCGAGGCAACGGATGCCGAACTCGCCAAATTCCTCGAAATTTTCAAGGTCGAGGATGATGGCGCGCCGATCGAACCCGACCAGCTCGCCAGAGCAGAAACCGTCGCGGTAAAGCTGTTGCCCGATGGCAGCTATCAGAAAATGATGGCCGAAACCATGAGCACGGTGATTGAGCCGATGCTCGGTTCGATTGACCAGATGCCGTTGTCTGCAATCACCACCTTTGCCGGAATCAGCGAAGACGAAATATCACCCCCCGATGATGCCACGATCAAGGATCTGATGGAGATTGTTGACCCGCATTTCGCCGATCGGCAACAGGCGATGTTCAAATCGGTTTTCGATATCTTGATCGAGCTTTCCGATGAGGTTGAGCCGGCGATCCGCGATGGCCTCGCCAAAGCCTATGCCCGCCGTTTCACCGGTGAGGAGTTGGATGATATCTCCACCTTCCTCTCGACAGACACCGGCGCGAAATTCGGCGCGGAAAGCCTGGCGGTCTATTCCAGCCGTGAGGTCATCGGTGCCAGCATGGAAGTGATGCCCAAATTTCTCGAGCGCTTTCTTGGCCAGATGCAGAACGCGGAAGAGCTGATGGGCGATATCCCGCCGCAGCGGACCTATGGCGATCTTTCCGAACTGGAAAAGAAGCGGCTCGCACAATTGCTCGGGGTTGATGTCGAAGACCTGGGGCCGAGAGAGACAGGACAAGGCGATTATGAGACTGAGGCGGAGCCTGAGTCCTAG
- a CDS encoding undecaprenyl-diphosphate phosphatase yields the protein MSFLQMLIIAIVQGISEFLPISSSGHLILIQYATDYADQGPLIDVAAHVGSLLAIIAYFFRDSWGLVRGGFATIGIGKAPAERRLFWWIVIGTIPAAGFGLFLKMGDYLESFRFAELIAINLIVYGILLGLADRYGASTKTYEDMTLRDGVIVGLAQALALIPGTSRSGVTMTAARFLGFGRVEAARFSFLLSIPAVAGAGVLIVPDILEAGGGLVTEALIVGGLTFLAAFVTMAFLMQFLKRASMLVFVIYRVALGILLLVLLNLGTIESAQEPLPEPVPVPDSSFDNARLE from the coding sequence ATGTCATTTCTGCAAATGCTGATTATCGCCATTGTTCAGGGCATCAGCGAATTTCTGCCTATATCATCGTCCGGCCATCTGATCCTGATCCAATATGCCACCGACTATGCCGATCAGGGCCCGCTGATTGATGTTGCGGCGCATGTTGGTTCGCTATTGGCGATTATCGCCTATTTCTTCCGCGATAGCTGGGGGTTGGTGCGCGGCGGCTTTGCGACCATCGGCATCGGCAAGGCGCCCGCCGAGCGCCGGCTGTTCTGGTGGATCGTTATCGGCACCATCCCGGCGGCAGGCTTCGGGCTGTTCCTCAAAATGGGCGATTATCTCGAGAGTTTCCGCTTTGCCGAGCTAATCGCGATCAACCTGATTGTCTATGGCATCTTGCTGGGGCTGGCGGACCGCTATGGCGCGTCGACCAAGACCTATGAGGATATGACCCTGCGCGATGGCGTCATTGTCGGTCTGGCGCAGGCATTGGCGTTGATCCCCGGCACCAGCCGCTCGGGCGTCACCATGACTGCGGCACGCTTCCTCGGCTTTGGCAGAGTGGAAGCGGCGCGCTTCTCCTTTCTGCTTTCGATCCCCGCTGTCGCCGGCGCAGGGGTGTTGATCGTGCCTGACATATTGGAGGCAGGCGGTGGGCTGGTGACGGAAGCGCTGATTGTCGGCGGCCTGACCTTCCTCGCGGCCTTTGTCACCATGGCGTTTCTGATGCAGTTCCTCAAACGGGCCTCGATGCTGGTGTTTGTCATTTACCGCGTCGCATTAGGTATCTTGCTGCTGGTGCTGCTTAACCTTGGAACCATCGAGTCAGCCCAGGAACCACTGCCGGAGCCTGTGCCGGTTCCGGACTCCAGCTTTGATAATGCAAGGCTTGAATAG
- a CDS encoding NAD(P)-dependent oxidoreductase → MSKPVTDPMLRFVDTDQAYPEKRDPKLRTEDFQEIADRYPEEAAKEQSGRCSQCGVPYCSVHCPLHNHIPDWLRLTAEGRLREAYELSNSTSTMPEICGRICPQDRLCEGNCVIEFSGHDAVTIGSVEKYITDTAWAEGWVEPISVGPEKGQSIGIIGAGPAGLATAEYMRMGGYEVHVYDRHDRAGGLLTYGIPGFKLEKPVVMRRVERLKEADIHIHENFSVGEDATLEELRQKHDAILIATGVYKARDLRLPGSVLSGVHAALDYLTASNRMSFGDDVPAFEDGTLDARDKHVVVIGGGDTAMDCVRTAIRQGAKSVKCLYRRDKENMPGSQNEVRNAEEEGVEFVWLSAPEELIGDGGAVSGVKVQKMRLGPPDFSGRRSPEPIPDSAYEVEADMVIKALGFEPEELPQLFGAPELGVTRWGTLRVDHKNMMSNLDGVFAAGDIVRGASLVVWAIRDGRDVAEHMHAYLKAKARAARAKTTEPQKDAA, encoded by the coding sequence ATGTCCAAGCCTGTCACTGACCCCATGCTGCGCTTTGTCGATACCGATCAGGCTTATCCCGAAAAGCGTGACCCCAAATTGCGCACCGAGGATTTTCAGGAAATCGCCGACCGCTATCCCGAAGAAGCCGCCAAAGAACAGTCTGGGCGCTGCTCGCAATGTGGTGTGCCCTATTGCTCGGTGCATTGCCCGCTGCACAACCATATCCCCGATTGGCTGCGGCTGACCGCGGAAGGACGGCTGCGCGAGGCGTATGAGCTGTCCAACTCCACCTCGACCATGCCCGAGATTTGCGGCCGCATCTGCCCGCAGGATCGGCTGTGCGAAGGCAATTGTGTGATTGAATTTTCCGGTCATGATGCCGTCACCATCGGCTCGGTCGAGAAATATATTACCGACACTGCATGGGCCGAAGGGTGGGTTGAACCGATCTCTGTTGGCCCGGAAAAAGGCCAGTCGATCGGCATTATTGGCGCTGGTCCAGCGGGTCTGGCAACGGCGGAATATATGCGCATGGGTGGCTATGAGGTGCATGTCTATGACCGGCATGACCGCGCAGGCGGGCTGCTGACCTATGGCATTCCCGGCTTCAAGCTGGAAAAGCCGGTGGTGATGCGCCGCGTAGAACGGCTAAAAGAAGCCGATATCCATATCCATGAGAATTTCAGCGTCGGCGAGGATGCGACACTGGAGGAACTGCGCCAAAAGCATGATGCGATACTGATCGCCACTGGCGTCTATAAGGCGCGCGATCTCAGGCTACCGGGATCAGTACTGAGCGGTGTGCATGCTGCACTGGATTATCTCACCGCGTCGAACCGTATGAGTTTTGGCGATGATGTGCCCGCCTTTGAAGACGGCACACTCGATGCCAGAGACAAGCATGTGGTGGTGATCGGCGGCGGCGATACCGCGATGGATTGCGTCCGCACCGCCATTCGCCAGGGCGCGAAATCGGTGAAATGCCTCTATCGCCGCGACAAGGAAAATATGCCCGGCTCGCAAAATGAGGTACGCAATGCCGAGGAAGAAGGCGTAGAATTTGTCTGGCTGAGCGCGCCGGAAGAGCTGATCGGCGATGGCGGCGCGGTCAGCGGCGTCAAAGTCCAGAAAATGCGTCTCGGCCCGCCCGACTTTTCCGGCCGCCGCAGCCCCGAACCGATTCCCGACAGCGCCTATGAAGTCGAAGCCGATATGGTCATCAAGGCACTGGGCTTTGAGCCGGAAGAGCTGCCTCAATTGTTCGGCGCGCCCGAACTGGGCGTTACCCGCTGGGGTACATTGCGCGTCGATCACAAGAATATGATGTCCAATCTCGACGGGGTTTTTGCCGCCGGAGACATTGTCCGCGGTGCGTCGCTTGTCGTATGGGCAATACGCGATGGCCGCGATGTCGCCGAGCATATGCACGCTTATTTGAAGGCAAAGGCGCGTGCGGCCAGAGCGAAGACAACCGAACCACAGAAGGACGCCGCATGA
- a CDS encoding ABC1 kinase family protein produces MMACVCGIEKTEFPLTDNPKDSRARPESRAVPRGRISRLGRFGQLAGGIAGGVVAEGARRVARGERPKMRDMLLTPGNVNRVADQLSQLRGAAMKLGQMISMDAGDMLPEELSALLARLRDKAYHMPPKQLQQTLNEQWGEGWRRRFKRFTAHPVAAASIGQVHRATTPDGRELAIKVQYPGITDSIDSDVDNVATLLRVSGMLPKELDIQPLLEEAKRQLHEETDYLREGNEMREFGALLADDPRFVVPVLDEEFTTDRVLAMSWEEGHAIEKLADADQEQRNQVMTALMELVLREMYAFGRMQTDPNFANYRYRPETNQLVLLDFGAAREVDQQAVTNYRALLKAGLAQDHEAVLQGALNAGFMSPLAVERHRDIIDRMVSIIVEEANRPGLFDFGDRAFVGVLAEQGRSMAEDRAIWHIPPVEALFLQRKISGTALLAARLKAKVDIRSMVERYLVEGDKG; encoded by the coding sequence ATGATGGCCTGTGTTTGCGGTATTGAGAAAACGGAGTTTCCCCTGACCGACAATCCGAAAGACAGCCGAGCCAGGCCGGAATCGCGTGCTGTTCCGCGCGGACGTATTTCGCGGCTGGGGCGCTTTGGGCAGTTGGCCGGCGGCATTGCTGGTGGCGTGGTTGCCGAAGGTGCACGCCGCGTGGCGCGCGGTGAACGGCCCAAGATGCGCGATATGTTGCTGACACCAGGCAATGTGAACCGCGTCGCCGATCAGCTATCGCAATTGCGTGGCGCGGCGATGAAGCTGGGGCAGATGATCTCGATGGACGCGGGCGATATGCTGCCCGAAGAGCTGTCAGCGCTGCTCGCGCGGCTGCGCGACAAGGCCTATCATATGCCGCCCAAACAGTTGCAGCAGACGCTGAACGAACAATGGGGTGAGGGTTGGCGCCGCCGCTTCAAGCGTTTCACTGCGCATCCGGTGGCCGCTGCCTCTATTGGTCAGGTGCATCGCGCTACGACACCCGATGGTCGCGAGCTGGCGATCAAGGTGCAATATCCCGGCATTACCGACAGCATCGATAGTGATGTCGACAATGTCGCGACGCTGCTGCGCGTCTCCGGCATGTTGCCCAAAGAGCTGGATATTCAGCCGCTGCTCGAAGAGGCGAAGCGGCAATTGCATGAGGAAACCGATTATCTGCGCGAGGGCAATGAAATGCGCGAATTTGGCGCGCTGCTCGCCGATGATCCGCGTTTTGTCGTGCCGGTGCTGGATGAGGAATTCACCACCGACCGGGTGCTGGCGATGAGTTGGGAGGAGGGCCATGCGATTGAGAAGCTGGCCGATGCCGATCAGGAACAGCGCAACCAGGTGATGACCGCGCTGATGGAGCTGGTGCTGCGCGAAATGTATGCTTTTGGCCGGATGCAAACCGATCCAAATTTTGCCAATTATCGCTATCGCCCGGAGACAAATCAGCTGGTGCTGCTTGATTTTGGCGCGGCGCGCGAGGTGGATCAGCAAGCGGTGACCAATTATCGCGCGCTGCTCAAGGCCGGGCTGGCGCAGGACCATGAGGCAGTGCTGCAGGGCGCGCTCAATGCCGGGTTTATGAGTCCGTTAGCGGTTGAGCGGCACCGCGATATTATTGACCGAATGGTAAGTATCATTGTCGAGGAAGCCAACCGCCCGGGTCTGTTCGACTTTGGCGACCGTGCCTTTGTCGGCGTGCTGGCGGAGCAAGGCCGTTCCATGGCCGAAGACCGCGCCATCTGGCACATCCCGCCGGTTGAAGCGCTGTTCCTGCAACGCAAGATCAGCGGCACTGCGCTGCTGGCGGCGCGGTTAAAGGCGAAGGTGGATATTCGCTCTATGGTGGAGCGATATTTGGTGGAGGGTGATAAGGGGTAA